A single window of Falco peregrinus isolate bFalPer1 chromosome 11, bFalPer1.pri, whole genome shotgun sequence DNA harbors:
- the NANP gene encoding N-acylneuraminate-9-phosphatase has translation MGVHGVKAVFFDLDNTLIDTAAAGRRAIEEVISALQAKHHCGEGEARAICEKVQAKLLRECHDPAKMCITDLRISHWEEAIQETVGGEANRNLAAECYFLWKTTRLQHLTLPEDTRDMLTELRKRVRLLLLTNGDKQTQREKIEACACQPYFDAIVVGGEQKEEKPAPSIFYYSCDLLGVQPGECVMVGDSLDTDIQGGLNAGLKATVWLNKAMTAPVDISPVPHYIISSVLDLPAVLQKMEHNINSKLETDHVASNNGAP, from the exons ATGGGGGTGCACGGCGTCAAGGCGGTGTTCTTCGACTTGGACAACACGCTGATCGAcacggcggcggccgggcggcgcgCCATCGAGGAG GTGATAAGCGCCCTGCAGGCCAAGCACCACTGCGGTGAGGGGGAGGCCCGCGCCATTTGCGAGAAGGTGCAGGCCAAGCTGCTGAGGGAGTGCCACGATCCCGCCAAGATGTGCATCACCGACCTGCGGATCTCCCACTGGGAGGAGGCGATCCAGGAGACCGTCGGCGGGGAGGCGAACCGCAACCTGGCCGCCGAGTGCTATTTCTTGTGGAAAACCACCCGCCTGCAGCACCTCACGCTGCCCGAGGACACGCGGGACATGCTCACCGAGCTGCGCAAGCGGGTCCgcctgctgcttctcaccaACGGCGACAAGCAGACGCAGAGGGAGAAGATCGAGGCCTGCGCCTGCCAGCCTTACTTCGATGCCATCGTTGTGGGAggagagcagaaagaagagaaaccGGCGCCATCCATATTTTATTACTCCTGTGATCTCCTGGGGGTGCAGCCCGGCGAGTGTGTTATGGTTGGTGACTCTCTAGATACAGATATTCAAGGAGGCCTCAATGCTGGCTTGAAAGCAACTGTCTGGTTGAACAAGGCGATGACTGCCCCAGTAGATATCTCCCCAGTACCTCAttatattatttcttctgttctggaTCTTCCAGCAGTTTTACAGAAGATGGAGCACAACATTAATTCTAAGTTAGAAACTGACCACGTGGCTAGTAATAATGGAGCACCTTGA